A region of Anguilla rostrata isolate EN2019 chromosome 10, ASM1855537v3, whole genome shotgun sequence DNA encodes the following proteins:
- the LOC135233522 gene encoding ATP synthase subunit alpha, mitochondrial-like, with translation MLSLRVAAALTRALPRRAGFVSKNAAAACVGVKNLHTNRPWLQKTGTAEVSSILEEKIMGADTSADLEETGRVLSIGDGIARVYGLRNVQAEEMVEFSSGLKGMSLNLEPDNVGVVVFGNDKLIKEGDIVKRTGAIVDVPVGDELLGRVVDALGNAIDGKGPLGSKIRRRVGLKAPGIIPRISVREPMQTGIKAVDSLVPIGRGQRELIIGDRQTGKTAIAIDTIINQKRFNEGTDEKKKLYCIYVAIGQKRSTVAQLVKRLTDADAMKYTIVVSATASDAAPLQYLAPYSGCSMGEYFRDNGKHALIIYDDLSKQAVAYRQMSLLLRRPPGREAYPGDVFYLHSRLLERAAKMNDNFGGGSLTALPVIETQAGDVSAYIPTNVISITDGQIFLETELFYKGIRPAINVGLSVSRVGSAAQTRAMKQVAGTMKLELAQYREVAAFAQFGSDLDAATQQLLNRGVRLTELLKQGQYSPMAIEEQVTVIYAGVRGYLDKLEPSKITKFEKAFLQHILSQQQELLATIRTDGKISEAADAKLKEVVLNFLSSFEA, from the exons ATGTTGTCTCTACGTGTTGCAGCGGCTCTCACTCGTGCTCTGCCGAGGCGAGCAGGATTT GTTTCCAaaaatgctgctgctgcctgtgtgggtgtgaaaAATCTGCACACTAACAGACCATGGCTGCAGAAGACAG GCACGGCTGAGGTTTCCTCCATACTCGAGGAGAAGATCATGGGGGCGGACACCTCTGCCGACCTTGAGGAGACCGGCCGCGTGCTGTCCATCGGTGACGGTATCGCCAGAGTGTACGGCCTCAGGAACGTGCAGGCCGAGGAGATGGTGGAGTTCTCCTCTGGCCTGAAG GGTATGTCTCTGAACTTGGAGCCCGACAACGTTGGTGTTGTGGTGTTTGGTAACGACAAGCTGATTAAGGAGGGTGACATCGTGAAGAGGACTGGCGCCATTGTGGACGTCCCTGTCGGAGATGAGCTGTTGGGCCGTGTTGTGGATGCTCTGGGCAATGCCATTGATGGAAAG GGGCCCTTGGGATCAAAGATCCGCAGGAGAGTGGGCCTGAAGGCCCCTGGCATCATCCCGAGGATCTCTGTACGAGAGCCCATGCAGACTGGCATCAAGGCCGTGGACAGCCTGGTGCCCATTGGGCGTGGCCAGCGAGAGCTGATCATTGGCGACAGGCAGACTGG AAAAACCGCCATCGCCATCGACACCATCATCAACCAGAAGCGTTTCAACGAAGGAACGGACGAGAAGAAGAAGCTGTACTGCATCTACGTCGCCATTGGTCAGAAGAGGTCCACCGTGGCCCAGCTGGTGAAGAGGCTCACGGACGCGGACGCCATGAAGTACACCATCGTGGTGTCGGCCACCGCGTCCGACGCCGCCCCCCTGCAGTACCTGGCGCCCTACTCCGGCTGCTCCATGGGCGAGTACTTCCGGGACAACGGCAAGCACGCCCTCATCATCTACGACGACTTGTCCAAGCAG GCCGTGGCCTACCGGCAGATGTCCCTGCTCCTGCGCCGGCCCCCCGGGCGCGAGGCCTACCCCGGCGACGTGTTCTACCTGCACTCCCGCCTGCTGGAGAGGGCCGCCAAGATGAACGACAACTTCGGCGGCGGCTCCCTGACCGCCCTGCCCGTCATCGAGACGCAGGCCGGCGACGTGTCCGCCTACATCCCCACCAACGTCATCTCCATCACCGACGGCCAG aTCTTCTTGGAGACGGAGCTGTTCTACAAGGGCATCCGTCCGGCCATCAACGTGGGCCTGTCTGTGTCCCGCGTGGGGTCTGCTGCCCAGACCAGAGCCATGAAGCAG gTGGCCGGTACCATGAAGCTGGAGCTGGCCCAGTACCGTGAGGTTGCCGCCTTCGCCCAGTTCGGATCGGACCTGGATGCCGCCACCCAGCAACTGCTGAACCGCGGAGTGCGTCTGACCGAGCTGCTGAAGCAGGGCCAGTACT CCCCCATGGCCATCGAGGAGCAGGTGACGGTTATCTACGCCGGAGTCAGAGGCTACCTGGACAAGCTGGAGCCCAGCAAGATCACCAAGTTTGAGAAGGCCTTCCTGCAGCACATCCTCAGCCAACAGCAGGAGCTGCTGGCCACAATCCG GACCGATGGAAAGATATCAGAGGCGGCGGATGCCAAACTGAAGGAGGTCGTCTTGAACTTCCTGTCCAGCTTTGAAGCGTAG
- the ark2cb gene encoding E3 ubiquitin-protein ligase ARK2C: MVLVHVGYLVLPVFGSVRHRGAHFSRHQHSHATSCRNFHLGSQAPMSADFPLPHPGPPQPQPGVATSHLAPPHQHAPQLHQALPPLPGPQFQEVPGAPFLTQALHQQYLIQQQLLEAQHRRILPHSRRGQERVPLHPHRLRAGYDYIPSLHLPQPITQQPRYLAEGTDWDLSVDTSLSHHQYHLRQLPQHYQHYLASPRMHHFPRNTSSAQVVVHEIRNYPYPQLHLLALQSLNPSRHATAVRESYEELLQLEDRLGSVNRGAVQTTIERYTFPHKYKKRKPADLKISMDEEESDIDEKCTICLSMLEDGEDVRRLPCMHLFHQACVDQWLATSRKCPICRVDIETQLTPDS, from the exons ATGGTTCTAGTGCATGTTGGATATCTggttcttcctgtttttggctCTGTAAGACATAGAG gggctcACTTCAGCAGGCACCAGCACAGCCACGCTACCTCCTGCCGGAACTTCCACCTGGGCTCACAGGCGCCGATGTCCGCCGActtccccctgccccacccgggcccgccccagccccagccgGGCGTGGCCACCTCCCACCTGGCCCCCCCGCACCAGCACGCCCCGCAGCTCCACCAGGCCCTCCCGCCCCTGCCGGGCCCCCAGTTCCAGGAGGTCCCGGGGGCCCCGTTTCTGACTCAGGCTCTACACCAGCAGTACCtcatccagcagcagctcctggaGGCTCAGCACCGGCGCATTCTCCCCCACTCCCG GCGTGGCCAGGAGCGAGTGCCCCTCCACCCGCACCGGCTGCGCGCCGGGTACGACTACATCCCCTCGCTGCACCTcccgcagccaatcacacagcagCCCCGCTACTTGGCAGAAGGCACTGATTG GGACCTCAGCGTGGACACGAGCCTCTCTCACCATCAGTATCACCTCCGACAGCTCCCGCAGCACTATCAGCATTACTTGGCATCTCCCAGGATGCATCACTTCCCTAGGAACACGTCGTCCGCGCAGGTG GTTGTCCATGAAATCAGAAACTACCCCTACCCTCAGCTGCACCTTCTGGCACTGCAGAGTCTCAATCCTTCACGCCATGCAACAGCCGTTCGGGAGAGCTACGAG GAGCTGCTTCAGCTGGAGGACAGGCTTGGCAGCGTGAATCGAGGAGCCGTGCAGACCACCATCGAGAGGTACACATTCCCTCACAAGTACAAGAAG AGAAAACCAGCGGACTTGAAGATATCGATGGACGAAGAGGAGTCGGACATCGATGAGAAATGCACAATATGCCTGTCGATGCTGGAGGACGGAGAGGACGTGAG GAGGTTACCATGTATGCACCTCTTCCACCAGGCCTGTGTGGACCAATGGCTGGCCACCAGCAGGAAGTGCCCCATCTGCCGGGTGGACATCGAGACCCAGCTGACGCCGGACAGCTGA